A segment of the Kiritimatiellia bacterium genome:
GTCGGAGAGGCTCATGTCCGCGTCCTGTGCGTAGGCCTGGGTGGGGAAGAGGGTGAGGCACCATTTCTTCTTCATCATGAGTTCGCGCAGCGGCCCCGTGGCGCGGGAGACGCGGGCCTGTTTCCGGGGATCGACGCCGGAGAGCGCGCGCGTGTTGGGGTCCGATTCGATGCGGATGGATCCGTCGAGGTGGCGGACCACGGCCCTCTGGAGGGGGTGGGGTGTGTCGAAGTGGTGGGCTTTCCCATGGCGGTAGAAAATTTCGGTGGTCTCGGCCGGGTTCATGCGCGCGAACGGATAGGCGCCGGCGCGCAGGAGTTCCTCGTACACGGCCAGCACGAGGGGCGCGGCCTCGGGGGTGGCATCGAGCGTAATCAGCTCGCGGGGGCGGGCATTTACGCTGTAGCGGACGAGGATTCGGGCGAGGTGGGCGACGCGGATATCCTTTGTCACGGGTGGGCTCCTTTTCTTGAAAATGCGGTTCATGGGTAGCCTTAGTGGGGACATAGTACAATAACTTTCTAATTCTTTCCCACGCGGAATCGAAACAACCGTAAAATCAACAGGTTCCGAATCGGGATGTTTTGTTAAAAAAGTGTTGACGGAGGGTGGGTCAAAGTGGTTTAAAGTGTGCCTGGAGGCAAGTGCTGTGGAGAGTGAAGACATAGGGCGGTCTGACGAGATGCTGGGCAAAGGCGTCTTCGTCAATACCTATACCCATTACCTTGACTCGAAGCGGCGGTTGACCATCCCTGCAGTTTGGCGCGAGTTGGTGGGCGTACCGAGGCGGCTGTTTGTTCTCCAAGGTGTCAACGACCAGTGCCTGTGCGTTTACCCCGCCCGTGAGTTGATTCGCCGCATGGAAAGACTCCGCAATCTGTCCATTGCCGACGAACAAGGCAGACAATTCGCCCGGGCGCTCGCCTCTCGCGCTGAACTGGTTCCCTGGGACTCCCAGGGACGCATTCGTATCAAGGATGACTTGATGGCTTTTGCCGGTATCGAGAACGAGGTGGTGATGGCCGGCACGTTCGACGTGTTCGAATTATGGAGCCCGGAACGATGGAAAGAGAAGACAGGACCCAGCGACCCGGTGCGGATGCGCGAGGCCGCCCGCTACGTCGGTTTCTAGAAACCCTCGGCGCCCGCCCCGGAAAGTCCGCTCGTCCTCCGGCGTGGTGGAGCGAGACCGGCGCGGCGTCCGCGTCGCGCGAACGCCAGGCGGAGTTCTGGGAAGCGCCGGCCGCGACCACGGCGGTCGTGGAGCGCGAGCCCGCGACCGAGCCCCCGGCGGCGCCGGTGTCGCTGCACATCGGGGTCGTGGAAAGCAGTCAGACGATTTTGACCGGCCGCGTTCCGGAGAAAGGCAAGATCATGAGTCCGCTCGGCATCGCGAAATACTTGAGGCTGGGGGGTTCGGTGTACGACGGGCGCGACGAGGGTCGATGGCTCGCGCTGCCCGCGCG
Coding sequences within it:
- a CDS encoding division/cell wall cluster transcriptional repressor MraZ, which produces MLGKGVFVNTYTHYLDSKRRLTIPAVWRELVGVPRRLFVLQGVNDQCLCVYPARELIRRMERLRNLSIADEQGRQFARALASRAELVPWDSQGRIRIKDDLMAFAGIENEVVMAGTFDVFELWSPERWKEKTGPSDPVRMREAARYVGF